One Purpureocillium takamizusanense chromosome 12, complete sequence DNA window includes the following coding sequences:
- a CDS encoding uncharacterized protein (COG:S~EggNog:ENOG503NYPQ), whose amino-acid sequence MMGYGFNEEHTEAALIHLCHSQTPTALILDSGSTDSGPSKLALGTTTCPRSAYKRDFRKLLRLAIRYKVPILVSSAGGDGTDDHVDMFVDIIREIADEEENRHWKVKTIAIYCQLDKALVLSRLESGKIRGCGRSVPDLTPEVLEHTPRIVPQIGPEPFMDAMCANPDFNVLVSGRAYDPAPYIAFAAYHALEQKGELTDLGADQLGSLVHMGKILECGGLCATPKGMGAYGIINQDFTVDIRPLTPGAVCTSLSVAAHTLYEKTRPDLLPGPGGDLDLAMATFTELSDGVGTRVYGAKFSLSREDLATPYTVKLEGARSTGFRTLMMGHFSDPILIPQIHAYLEAGKALAGQQHQHVTEKWDIWIHMYGFHESRPDVVPDKVFVVSETLAESQAVATSIASSLRVYFAHGSYPGQKATSGTFGMGIGGRFEIEVGECTEFSVYHLLELEKGEERASGENETDSNSLFRWKHFDIGHGMMQDFKSPSSPRAPIPTGLPPAQIKTTAKFATTGSAIPSSPRTLLDIAKVIRSKNAGPFEVTLDVMFDNRAVYDLVKKSDILNTQTVANLYGIAADDISWAGFFDVAMAFKATLPRLRNGKPAASGGFMEDDVHGSQKYIKLIGIPLPAELIEDLEALKRAEHACA is encoded by the exons ATGATGGGTTACGGCTTTAATGAGGAGCACACTGAGGCAGCCTTGATCCATCTCTGTCATTCTCAGACTCCAACGGCACTCATCCTAGATTCCGGTTCGACAGACTCTGGGCCATCGAAACTAGCACTCGGAACGACCACCTGTCCCAGATCCGCCTACAAGCGAGACTTCCGCAAATTGCTCCGTCTTGCCATCCGTTACAAGGTGCCTAtcctcgtctcgtcggctggtggtgacggcaccgacgatCATGTCGATATGTTTGTAGACATCATCAGGGAGATTGCAGACGAAGAGGAGAACAG GCATTGGAAAGTCAAGACAATCGCCATATACTGTCAGCTTGATAAGGCATTGGTACTCAGCAGACTGGAGAGCGGCAAAATCAGGGGCTGTGGCCGCTCAGTCCCAGACCTGACCCCTGAGGTTCTCGAGCATACACCAAGAATAGTCCCACAGATAGGGCCCGAGCCGTTCATGGACGCCATGTGCGCGAACCCGGACTTCAACGTGCTCGTCAGCGGCAGGGCATACGACCCTGCACCCTACATCGCGTTCGCGGCGTATCACGCACTGGAACAGAAGGGCGAGCTTACCGACCTGGGCGCCGACCAGTTGGGCTCTCTTGTACACATGGGGAAGATCCTCGAATGTGGCGGCCTGTGTGCGACACCAAAAGGCATGGGTGCATACGGAATCATCAATCAAGACTTCACAGTTGACATTAGGCCGCTGACGCCCGGGGCAGTTTGCACCTCTTTGAGTGTGGCTGCGCACACTTTGTATGAGAAGACCAGGCCCGATTTACTGCCTGGGCCCGGCGGTGACCTTGATTTGGCGATGGCTACATTCACAGAACTGAGTGACGGAGTTGGCACGAGAGTCTACGGTGCCAAGTTCTCGTTGTCCCGAGAAGATTTGGCCACGCCCTACACGGTCAAGCTCGAAGGCGCCAGGTCGACTGGTTTCCGTACGCTCATGATGGGCCACTTTAGCGACCCTATCCTCATCCCACAAATCCACGCGTATctcgaggcaggcaaggctcTTGCTGGTCAGCAACACCAACATGTCACTGAAAAGTGGGATATATGGATTCACATGTACGGCTTTCACGAATCGCGTCCGGACGTGGTACCAGACAAGGTCTTCGTGGTCAGTGAAACCTTGGCTGAGTCACAGGCCGTAGCCACAAGCATAGCCTCTTCTTTAAGGGTCTACTTTGCGCATGGGTCATATCCCGGCCAGAAAGCCACATCAGGGACCTTTGGCATGGGCATCGGTGGCAGGTTCGAGATTGAGGTCGGAGAGTGCACCGAGTTCTCCGTCTACCacctccttgagctcgagAAAGGCGAAGAGCGTGCAAGTGGAGAGAATGAAACGGATTCCAACTCACTGTTCCGGTGGAAGCATTTTGACATTGGCCACGGAATGATGCAAGACTTTAAGTCTCCAAGTTCCCCGCGAGCCCCTATTCCCACTGGACTACCGCCCGCGCAAATCAAGACCACGGCCAAATTTGCAACCACAGGCTCGGCGATTCCAAGTTCGCCTCGAACTCTACTCGACATCGCCAAGGTTATTCGGTCCAAGAATGCGGGTCCATTCGAGGTGACACTGGATGTCATGTTTGACAATCGTGCCGTGTACGACCTTGTCAAGAAATCCGACATCTTGAACACGCAAACAGTAGCTAATCTCTACGGTATCGCAGCTGATGATATATCGTGGGCCGGGTTCTTTGATGTCGCAATGGCATTCAAGGCGACTTTACCGCGACTGCGAAATGGGAAGCCAGCGGCCTCTGGAGGATTCATGGAAGATGATGTTCATGGGAGTCAGAAGTACATCAAGCTCATTGGAATTCCGCTCCCGGCTGAGCTCATTGAGGACTTGGAGGCTCTGAAAAGAGCCGAGCACGCTTGCGCGTGA
- a CDS encoding Trypsin (COG:O~SECRETED:SignalP(1-20~SECRETED:cutsite=AAA-IP~SECRETED:prob=0.4484)~EggNog:ENOG503P4UY~MEROPS:MER0000073): protein MAQKLAITITLMMSVVSAAAIPEEPVSAFIVGGELARPGEFPYIVSLSNGKSQFCGGALLNANTVLTAAHCSQDEKASAVRVRAGSLTWASGGTSVGVSSIFIHPNYDSNTTDNDVALWNLSTPIQASSTIGYAKLPEPESDPTPDSIATIAGWGDLASGDDSPPPAELRKVSVPVVSRETCRADLEHYGDVVTDNMFCAGLKEGGKDSCQGDSGGPIVDQATGALIGLVSWGEGCARASSPGVYVRLGNFVRFIADHM, encoded by the exons ATGGCGCAAAAACTCGCAATTACCATCACCCTCATGATGTCTGTCgtctccgcggcggcgatacCCGAAGAGCCGGTGAGCGCTTTCATTGTTGGCGGAGAACTAGCCAGGCCCGGCGAATTCCCTTATATCGTCAGTTTATCGAATGGGAAGTCGCAATTTTGCGGAGGCGCGTTGTTGAACGCCAACACCGTCCTCACGGCGGCCCATTGCTCCCAGGACGAGAAGGCCTCAGCTGTCCGAGTTCGTGCGGGATCCCTT ACCTGGGCCTCCGGCGGCACATCAGTAGGCGTTTCTTCCATTTTCATTCACCCCAACTATGATTCGAACACTACCGACAACGACGTCGCCCTCTGGAACCTGTCGACTCCGATTCAGGCAAGCTCAACCATTGGCTATGCCAAGTTGCCAGAGCCAGAGTCAGACCCCACGCCTGATTCAATCGCGACAATTGCGGGCTG GGGAGATTTGGCTtcgggcgacgactcgcCCCCGCCAGCAGAATTGAGAAAGGTTTCCGTCCCTGTTGTCTCGCGCGAGACTTGTCGAGCAGACTTGGAGCATTATGGGGACGTCGTCACCGATAATATGTTTTGTGCGGGACTGAAGGAGGGTGGTAAAGACTCATGCCAAGGAGACAGTGGCGGCCCTATCGTTGATCAGGCTACTGGAGCTTTGATCGGACTCGTGTCGTGGGGCGAAGGATGTGCTCGAGCATCTTCTCCCGGCGTATATGTCAGGCTGGGCAACTTTGTTCGGTTCATTGCCGACCACATGTAA
- a CDS encoding uncharacterized protein (COG:S~EggNog:ENOG503PCQ6), protein MAASLRGTLTLNARRPPIGVGSSPDAVIALSAGKCIASFERCKESATVVDAQRQSSIEDQLARFSIWAFNMGVFAKPKLSLDHRLREAIGLRATIVGLLGVLNDLVVQPDLGDPLLQIPDRNQRLAGGDFERLLLEIASELTFLHDLSNTIRQAGRKAQEAKAPKDFVIKDVHGNELEVPLMDAYAGNILDRFPDCSEVIRRRLAKTMVLRRKLILYRRFRYSGNPIKPAEPVTKPTIQPPRDQAPVANPRRPMRDSDPEATTNVNFKVAESIAQSTAMRSATTLAMPAFREAQAPTVVSRSRTVAISSHEPLIFPPPPSKHIRNRYKLFKLKQEEKLEYRLGQITARYTEDPKGEENATEGLKNLLANEQQQNQRELKILWEDCKQSVVEVVCPFCLCILTSADLKQEEVWREHVKNDLDAYVCLFEECDQPDKIWARSEAWLNHMKQHTLRWKCPAKEHRDQHFETQEAFRTHLIEGHRKPYSDAELAMLVDRSRKATGPLFTSCPLCGKTVEKVHGILEQHIAGHLRSLALKSLPPDYDDEDDEDEDGASNQGSFDALSNRNTIRAVTDMGEPLVFEDQGEVGEMRTSEVLASSKHRIVPEPLEFEFDVFSPTYGAETLHRALRQRNEAWTLTSGSADRALVTNYLDGCDTFTGPTSMSRYDAVRDVFTSSTPDFTLPLDAGSQGTTTLPFGPMYTPFPSTLLTMKDTDSTSAMTGMMTSHHGAVDDFMEIVSWTRRHQGRIGYQTINDAPQTNAQSGLVEPWFPTDTNEAWSVVDEEPRDLSAANISNAPRSTPAQPVDLSPFVPHTHGFVIALLTQKAEREPELRELMLRVATKRAGEQEWDEFLDLLGLLILNYYSWSEDEKRGTPTLMPDSTSLAKEDGATATSHAQFGPSTFDAAKLKKPDHLKARCRGCSKCFTSHDELVGHVVAAHQGIVKRYMCRDPATVGLSSSLRCENPLFNCSSCASKKRYTRWLSAGSHLASCHFERRGSGSSKEKSVSKETRGTTNGGSDDMSTDLQVVSELKLWVEEVYVSADGYVLEPIDAAKHGLGRIDPDIMFPTVKWAR, encoded by the exons ATGGCCGCGTCTCTCCGCGGCACCCTGACCTTGAACGCGAGAAGGCCGCCCATTGGGGTTGGGTCGTCGCCGGATGCTGTGATCGCGTTGAGCGCCGGGAAATGCATCGCATCCTTCGAGCGATGCAAGGAGAGCGCCACGGTTGTCGACGCGCAAAGGCAGTCATCCATCGAAGACCAGCTAGCCCGCTTCTCCATATGGGCGTTCAACATGGGCGTCTTCGCGAAGCCGAAGCTATCATTGGACCATCGACTCAGAGAGGCAATCGGACTTCGTGCTACCATAGTCGGGCTTCTTGGTGTCTTGAATGACCTCGTTGTCCAGC CTGATCTCGGGGACCCTCTGTTGCAAATTCCCGATCGCAATCAACGCCTTGCCGGAGGCGATTTCGAGCGCCTTCTTTTGGAGATTGCCAGCGAGCTCACGTTTCTTCATGATCTCTCAAACACGATTCGCCAAGCAGGGAGAAAGGCACAGGAGGCCAAAGCCCCCAAAGACTTCGTCATCAAGGACGTACATGGGAACGAGCTCGAGGTACCCTTGATGGACGCATACGCAGGCAACATCCTCGACCGCTTCCCTGACTGCAGTGAGGTGATTCGAAGGCGATTGGCCAAGACGATGGTTCTGAGGAGGAAGCTGATACTATATCGGAGGTTCCGCTACTCTGGCAACCCCATCAAGCCCGCTGAACCTGTGACCAAGCCCACGATCCAACCACCCCGGGATCAAGCTCCCGTCGCCAATCCACGCAGACCTATGCGAGACTCGGACCCTGAAGCAACTACCAATGTCAATTTCAAGGTTGCCGAGAGTATAGCGCAGTCGACCGCCATGAGAAGCGCGACTACTCTTGCAATGCCAGCCTTCCGAGAAGCTCAAGCGCCTACCGTGGTCTCAAGGTCGAGAACAGTCGCGATCAGCTCCCACGAGCCACTCATtttcccaccaccaccgagcAAACACATCAGGAATAGATACAAATTGTTCAAATTGAAGCAAGAGGAAAAGCTCGAATACCGGTTGGGCCAGATTACTGCACGCTATACAGAAGACCCGAAAGGCGAAGAAAACGCAACGGAGGGGCTAAAAAACCTATTAGCgaacgagcagcagcaaaaccAACGAGAGCTGAAAATTTTGTGGGAGGACTGCAAACAGTCTGTTGTTGAAGTGGTGTGCCCCTTCTGCCTCTGTATTCTCACCAGCGCGGACCTGAAACAAGAGGAAGTTTGGAG AGAGCACGTCAAGAATGATCTAGACGCCTACGTATGCCTCTTTGAGGAATGTGATCAGCCAGACAAGATATGGGCACGTAGCGAGGCGTGGTTGAATCACATGAAGCAACACACCCTGCGATGGAAATGTCCAGCAAAGGAACATCGAGACCAGCACTTCGAGACGCAGGAGGCCTTTCGTACTCACCTCATTGAAGGGCATAGGAAGCCTtacagcgacgccgagcttgcCATGCTGGTCGACAGGAGCAGAAAAGCAACAGGGCCACTATTCACATCATGTCCCCTGTGTGGCAAAACGGTGGAAAAGGTGCATGGCATCCTTGAGCAACACATCGCTGGGCACCTCAGATCACTCGCTCTCAAGTCACTTCCTCCG GACtatgacgatgaggacgacgaagacgaggatggaGCCAGTAATCAGGGATCTTTCGACGCGCTCTCTAACCGCAACACGATCAGGGCCGTCACAGATATGGGAGAGCCACTCGTTTTCGAGGATCAGGGTGAAGTCGGCGAAATGCGGACGAGCGAGGTCCTCGCGAGCTCGAAACACAGAATAGTGCCGGAACCTTTGGAGTTCGAGTTCGATGTGTTCTCTCCAACGTACGGCGCAGAAACACTCCATcgggcgctgcggcagcgaAATGAAGCATGGACGCTCACGTCCGGCTCTGCTGACCGAGCGCTCGTAACGAATTACCTTGACGGCTGCGACACCTTCACGGGCCCAACCTCCATGTCCCGTTATGATGCCGTCCGCGACGTGTTcacatcgtcgacgcctgATTTCACCCTACCACTGGATGCTGGTTCCCAGGGCACGACCACACTGCCCTTTGGACCTATGTACACGCCATTTCCTTCAACACTATTGACTATGAAGGATACAGACAGCACGTCCGCGATGACTGGAATGATGACGAGTCATCACGGGGCAGTTGATGATTTTATGGAAATCGTTAGTTGGACAAGAAGGCATCAAGGTCGTATCGGATATCAGACCATAAACGATGCGCCTCAGACCAATGCGCAAAGCGGGCTAGTCGAACCTTGGTTTCCAACGGACACCAACGAGGCCTGGTCGGTTGTCGATGAGGAGCCTCGTGATTTGTCGGCGGCAAACATTTCCAACGCCCCTCGCTCTACACCGGCCCAGCCCGTAGATCTATCTCCATTCGTGCCGCATACCCACGGCTTTGTCATTGCTCTCCTCACACAAAAGGCAGAGAGGGAGCCTGAGCTGCGCGAACTCATGCTGCGAGTGGCTACGAAACGGGCAGGGGAACAGGAGTGGGACGAATTTTTAGACCTACTTGGTCTTCTAATACTTAATTACTATTCTTggagcgaggacgagaagcggGGAACCCCGACTCTCATGCCAGACTCGACCAGCCTAGCGAAAGAAGACGGCGCAACAGCTACGTCGCATGCACAGTTCGGACCTTCGACTTTTGACGCAGCGAAATTAAAAAAGCCTGATCACCTAAAGGCTAGGTGCAGAGGATGCAGCAAATGTTTCACGAGCCACGACGAACTAGTTGGAcacgtcgtcgcggcgcaccAGGGCATCGTAAAGCGGTACATGTGCCGGGACCCCGCGACCGTCGGCCTTAGCTCCAGCCTCCGGTGCGAAAATCCTCTATTCAATTGTTCATCTTGCGCGTCAAAGAAGCGCTACACGAGGTGGCTCAGTGCAGGTTCGCATCTCGCAAGCTGTCACTTCGAGCGGCGCGGGTCTGGGAGCAGCAAGGAGAAGAGCGTGTCGAAGGAGACGCGCGGGACCACGAACGGTGGCAGTGACGATATGTCGACGGATCTGCAAGTCGTTTCAGAGCTCAAGCTCTGGGTCGAAGAGGTGTACGTCAGTGCTGATGGATACGTGCTGGAGCCGATTGACGCCGCGAAGCATGGTCTGGGACGAATTGACCCAGATATCATGTTTCCTACGGTAAAGTGGGCGAGGTGA
- a CDS encoding uncharacterized protein (TransMembrane:11 (o79-98i110-130o136-154i161-183o219-237i311-333o353-373i380-398o418-438i450-468o488-511i)~COG:P~EggNog:ENOG503NX4D): MAPAVKKPLNVFKLGNTGLPPQVFNWRLWFAVVNFGLLGAARGLDEGLITGVFNSKGFQELLHLGNYSKAEQANIKGNVSAMTLIGCVPGSIIAYFACDRIGRLWTVREVCLVWLIGITIFMANQGHLGAVYAGRFIVGLGMGQIPVVGPIYIAEVAPAPIRGLCTCSSTALGYLILVIAYFANYGARLHLNGTNAQWVSLNITEPPLFTTAKYPLQQIPNSLNFIFAGVILLMSFFQTETPRFYVKQGKPGLAVKAMARFRNLPPDDPYVLEEMSAVQSHWLAESETTKGQGAIGLAKEIFLVPSNLYRLYIGVMGQILSQWSGAGSITLYAVDLFNVVGVRGQEESLLISAVYGIVKFIAALICLLFLVDVVGRKRSLLAGITLQAISMIYVAAFLSSTPQLGVDKHFEVPASKRGASLAAIVMIFFSGFGWALGWSSMQYLLTAELFPLRIRAACTSLIMVAHFANQYGNGRAVPNMLLPLGEGGINPSGTFWTFAAVTVAGGIWVVFTIPETAGRTLESMDRLFQLPWYKIGLRGNDDAAMRDEAETREEKVVT, encoded by the exons ATGGCTCCCGCGGTGAAGAAGCCCCTGAACGTTTTCAAGCTTGGCAATACAGGCCTACCACCGCAGGTCTTCAACTGGAGACTATGGTTTGCAGTTGTCAACTtcggcctcctcggtgcGGCTCGCGGTTTGGACGAAGGTCTCATTACCGGCGTCTTCAACTCCAAGGGGTTTCAAGAACTTTTGCACCTCGGCAACTACTCGAAAGCCGAGCAAGCAAACATCAAAGGCAACGTTTCTGCCATGACATTGATTGGCTGTGTTCCTGGCTCTATCAT CGCTTACTTTGCCTGCGATAGAATCGGCCGTCTCTGGACGGTGCGTGAGGTGTGCTTAGTTTGGCTGATTGGAATTACCATTTTCATGGCGAATCAAGGTCACTTGGGCGCAGTCTATGCCGGAAGATTCATCGTTGGACTCG GCATGGGACAGATTCCTGTGGTGGGACCAATCTACATCGCAGAAGTTGCACCGGCGCCCATTCGAGGTCTCTGTACCTGCTCCTCTACGGCCCTTGGGTACCTGATCTTGGTCATTGCCTACTTTGCCAACTACGGCGCGCGTCTACACCTAAATGGCACCAACGCTCAATGGGTAAGCCTCAACATCACAGAGCCTCCGCTGTTTACAACCGCTAAGTATCCTCTTCAGCAAATACCAAACAGCCTCAATTTCATATTTGCAGGCGTCATCTTACTCATGTCCTTCTTCCAAACCGAGACGCCTCGATTCTACGTCAAACAAGGAAAGCCTGGGCTTGCGGTCAAAGCCATGGCACGCTTTCGCAACCTGCCACCAGATGATCCTTATGTACTTGAGGAGATGTCTGCCGTCCAATCCCATTGGTTGGCGGAATCCGAAACGACCAAGGGACAAGGCGCAATTGGGCTCGCTAAAGAGATCTTCCTTGTCCCGAGCAACTTGTATCGGCTTTATATCGGCGTGATGGGTCAAATCCTCTCTCAGTGGTCTGGCGCGGGCTCTATAACTCTTTATGCCGTGGACCTCTTTAACGTTGTTGGCGTCCGCGGCCAGGAGGAATCGCTTCTCATTTCAGCAGTCTACGGAATCGTTAAGTTTATAGCCGCCTTGATATGTTTGTTATTTCTTGTCGATGTTGTTGGGCGAAAGCGGTCCCTACTCGCTGGCATCACTCTCCAGGCCATCAGCATGATTTACGTGGCCGCTTTCCTGTCCAGCACCCCGCAGCTAGGTGTGGACAAGCACTTTGAAGTACCTGCGTCAAAACGCGGCGCCAGTCTGGCGGCCATCGTCATGATTTTCTTCAGCGGGTTCGGCTGGGCGCTCGGGTGGAGCAGCATGCAGTACCTTTTGACGGCCGAGCTGTTCCCGCTCCGGATCCGGGCGGCATGCACGTCGCTGATCATGGTTGCGCATTTTGCCAACCAATATGGCAACGGACGCGCTGTTCCAAACATGCTGTTGCCGTTGGGTGAAGGAGGCATCAATCCGAGCGGCACGTTCTGGACGTTTGCCGCTGTCACGGTTGCGGGTGGGATCTGGGTGGTCTTTACTATTCCTGAGACGGCTGGCCGCACGCTGGAGAGCATGGATCGACTATTCCAGTTGCCATGGTATAAAATTGGCCTTAGGGGTAACGATGATGCTGCTAtgcgggacgaggcggagacTAGGGAGGAGAaggtagtaacttag
- a CDS encoding uncharacterized protein (COG:O~EggNog:ENOG503P1I6~MEROPS:MER0000325), with amino-acid sequence MLEDVQLLGQVLPVFRQACEILAEEHSATELRKFYWHVSAFAITLSNLYDDEPDAFCASLSDTRMARLLLRSLDRVVDLSEAPPRDDAAVDDAATGRNPTTGDLDGLHALMQAWTTDTGSGDLDRTSFALWRLDFGSQQRRDDLISQLKAAEEICQASQRAGKSNVDVEDDIASKKRSMPPLHIWPLARSVYAALDSSKTDMCDTCKVPHGYGARLCIETYRAHGYAEECDFNMFLGLDQLWHEARIRSMTKSMVRFAIDEASSAEDTGSQRAANGTARRGRIETKVKYLCRQIKDSKTRWMYRLNFELRNNELWKIPSEPSKFQIDKSEEAVTLSHFITERPHVLNDKTKRILAVLLGYAVLHVYGTGWIQPTLCSDDILFFKANGGVPLKPYLQIRPGPVKSQSCPEAERSEPDPDDDLFYHPYPCLVNLALMLMELHQARPLEVIAWEHRLTVFPDMSDEERFLVAGQIFDTCKHDFQDQTRMAIDACLDVTIGVDGDDDEPDEDSLRCAIYQNIVRRLEDELEQGYSYISVDGLDTLAQTLDLTNHGRPIQSEPQPVRSRSPRIRTRSFTSSRRSWSNESEETGRRVRHRMSSSGWLWPLEEAWACAPPRLSFFDDQENPDLASTARRKAYISWKESVRDVYKRFLPEAATRRRVTIAVLDSGLDLDHPVYSCNNRIKAAVSYVDGDRNNACDLSGHGTHVTSLLLDYAPEADIYVIKIANNDPVPSSNIAVAINDVVRQRKPDIISMSFGWPARDSGYSRFEDALKNARFHDVLIFAAASNDGANAKRAWPARHRDVICVHATATDGTPSPFNPSPIVGDNFATVGEATEGAWPLGLCDTTGSQSCPLAYKSGTSYATPILAGIAAFLLQYARENLPAREAARLKQLDGMATVLRRISVVKQSYNYIAPRLHPDNFFGKGDGYLKTNLKEALS; translated from the exons ATGCTGGAGGACGTGCAGTTGCTAGGGCAGGTGCTACCCGTCTTTCGGCAGGCGTGCGAGATCCTGGCTGAAGAGCACAGCGCGACCGAGCTCAGGAAGTTCTACTGGCATGTGAGCGCTTTTGCCATCACTCTCTCGAATCTTtatgacgacgagcccgacgccTTCTGTGCAAGCTTGTCCGACACCCGCATGGCcaggcttcttcttcggtCCCTTGACCGCGTTGTCGACCTGAGCGAGGCGCCACCgcgcgatgacgccgccgtcgatgacgccgccacAGGCCGCAATCCCACCACTGGTGACCTTGACGGCCTGCACGCCTTAATGCAGGCCTGGACCACCGACACGGGTAGCGGGGACTTGGACAGAACATCTTTCGCGCTGTGGCGTCTCGACTTTGGCTCTCAACAACGCCGCGATGATTTGATCAGCCAGCTCAAGGCGGCTGAAGAGATATGTCAGGCAAGTCAGAGGGCTGGCAAGTCAAATGTTGACGTGGAGGACGACATCGCCAGCAAAAAGAGAAGCATGCCGCCGCTTCACATATGGCCTCTGGCTCGGTCAGTCTACGCGGCGCTCGACTCGTCCAAGACCGACATGTGTGATACCTGCAAGGTGCCCCATGGATACGGCGCGAGACTGTGCATCGAGACGTACCGAGCCCATGGCTACGCCGAGGAGTGTGACTTCAACATGTTTCTTGGCCTGGACCAGCTGTGGCATGAAGCACGCATCCGGTCTATGACCAAGTCCATGGTCAGGTTCGCCATCGATGAGGCCAGCAGCGCGGAGGATACTGGATCGCAACGGGCGGCAAACggcaccgcccgccgtggcagGATCGAAACAAAAGTAAAATACTTGTGTCGCCAGATCAAGGACTCCAAGACACGCTGGATGTACCGGCTGAACTTTGAGCTCAGGAACAACGAGCTTTGGAAGATACCATCCGAGCCGAGCAAGTTCCAGATCGACAAGTCAGAGGAGGCCGTCACGCTGTCGCATTTCATAACGGAACGGCCCCACGTTCTCAACGACAAGACAAAACGGATCCTAGCCGTACTTTTGGGGTATGCTGTGCTCCATGTCTACGGTACAGGCTGGATCCAGCCCACTCTGTGCTCCGACGACATCTTGTTCTTCAAGGCCAACGGAGGAGTTCCCTTGAAACCATATCTACAGATTCGACCGGGCCCTGTGAAATCGCAATCGTGTCCCGAGGCTGAGAGAAGCGAACCAGACCCTGACGACGATTTATTCTATCATCCTTACCCTTGTTTGGTCAACTTGGCCCTCATGCTCATGGAGCTGCATCAGGCAAGGCCTTTGGAGGTCATCGCCTGGGAGCATCGCTTGACGGTATTCCCTGACATGAGCGACGAAGAAAGGTTCTTGGTCGCCGGGCAAATTTTTGACACCTGCAAACATGACTTCCAAGATCAGACAAGGATGGCCATTGATGCCTGTTTGGACGTGACCATCGGCGTCGAtggggatgatgatgagccgGACGAGGACAGCCTGCGATGTGCCATCTACCAGAATATTGTTCGAAGACTGGAAGATGAATTGGAGCAAGGCTACAGCTATATCTCtgtcgatggccttgacaCCCTTGCACAGACGCTAGACTTGACAAACCACGGGAGGCCAATCCAGTCTGAGCCACAGCCAGTGCGATCAAGATCACCTCGGATAAGAACACGGTCGTTTACATCCTCTAGGAGGTCTTGGAGCAACGAAAGTGAGGAGACCGGGCGCCGCGTACGCCATAggatgtcgtcctcgggctgGTTGTGGCCACTTGAGGAGGCGTGGGCGTGTGCTCCGCCCAGACTCAGCTTCTTTGACGACCAAGAAAACCCTGAtctggcgtcgacggcgag GAGAAAGGCCTACATATCCTGGAAGGAGAGTGTTCGTGATGTGTACAAGAGGTTCTTGCCCGAAGCTGCGACAAGGCGCCGTGTCACGATTGCCGTTCTAGACAGTGGACTTGACCTCGACCATCCCGTTTACTCTTGCAACAATAGGATCAAGGCGGCGGTATCGTACGTAGATGGCGATCGAAACAACGCCTGCGACCTGAGCGGCCACGGCACTCACGTCACGAGTCTGCTGCTCGACTACGCGCCAGAAGCCGACATATACGTCATCAAGATTGCCAACAACGACCCGGTACCATCGTCAAACATAGCTGTG GCTATCAACGATGTGGTGAGGCAACGGAAACCCGACATCATCTCCATGTCTTTTGGGTGGCCAGCTCGAGACAGTGGGTATAGCCGGTTTGAAGACGCCCTCAAAAACGCTCGATTCCACGACGTCCTCATCTTCGCTGCCGCATCCAACGACGGTGCCAACGCGAAGCGAGCCTGGCCGGCCAGACATCGAGACGTCATATGCGTCCATGCCACTGCCACAGATGGGACGCCGTCCCCTTTCAACCCAAGCCCAATAGTAGGAGACAATTTCGCCACGGTGGGCGAGGCTACAGAAGGGGCCTGGCCTCTGGGCCTCTGCGATACGACGGGTAGCCAGAGCTGCCCCCTCGCCTACAAGTCGGGGACGTCGTACGCGACTCCCATACTAGCAGGAATCGCTGCGTTTCTGCTGCAGTACGCCCGAGAGAACCTTCCAGCCAGGGAAGCCGCCAGGTtgaagcagctcgacggcatggCCACTGTCTTAAGGCGGATATCGGTGGTCAAGCAGAGCTACAACTACATCGCCCCACGCTTACATCCCGACAACTTCTTCGGCAAGGGTGACGGATACTTGAAGACAAACCTTAAAGAGGCCCTGTCATGA